CGGCACCGGGTTCTCCCTGCTCAAGGAGGGCCTGGGAGCGTACGTCGCCCAGCAGCTCCTCGGCGACCAGGGCTACCCGCTGGTGCCCGCTCACCTTCTGCAGCTGGCCACCGCCGCCGGCGCCGAGGCCCTCGGCATGTCCGAGGAGGTGGGCGACTTCTCTGTCGGCCGCCGCTTCGACGCCCAGTGGATCAAGCCGGCCCCCGGCACCCCTCTCGACGTCGGTCTCGCCCACGCCGACGACGCCGACGACGCCCTGGCGAAGATGTTCGCCCTCGGCACCCCCTCCGACGTACGCAGCGTGTGGATCGAGGGCGAGCTCGTCACCGCCCCCGACCCCCACCTGGTCGCCTGACCCTCACCCCGATCGCCGAGCCGGCTCGTCCTGACGCAATCTCACGTCGAGTCGGCTCATCCTGACATGAAATCGCGTCGAGTCGGCTCGTTAGAACGAGCCGACTCGACGCGTCTCTCGGTCACAACGAGCCGACTCGGCGTCCGCACAGCACTCTCAGCCGGTCAAGACCGCTCGATGTCGTCGTCGAGCCGGTCGCCGAAGCCTGCGCGACGGTCCTGGGAGGCGGCGAAGACGGAGGCGCCGGCGCGGTTGCCGAGAGTAATCTCGTTGAACAGCAGGTTGAGCACGACGGCGACCAGGGCCGTGGCGCTGATACCGCTGTGCATGATGACGCCGAGCCACTGCGGGAACGCGTCCCAGAAGGTCGGCGCGGCGATGGGCAGGATGCCGACGGCGATGGCCACGGAGACGATCACCATGTTGAGGTTGTCCTCGTAGTCGACCCGGGAGAGCGTACGGATCCCGGACGCCGCGACGGAGCCGAACAGCACGATCCCGGCGCCACCGAGCACGGGGTACGGGATCGAGGCGACGACCGCGCCGACCACCGGCAGCAGCCCGAGGAGCAGCAGCACGAGGCCACCGGTCGCCACGACGTAGCGGCTCCGGATGCCGGTCAGGGCGACCAGGCCGACGTTCTGCGCGAACGCGCTGCAGGGGAACGTCCCGAACAACGGCGCAACCGTCGTCGCGGCCATGTCGGCACGGAGACCGCGAGCGACACGTCGAGCGTCGACGTCGGTCTCCACGATCTCGCCGATCGCCAGGATGTCGGCGGTCGTCTCGGTCATGATCACCAGCATCACGATGGTCATCGAGACGATCGCGCCGATCTCGAAGGTCGGGCTGCCGAAGTGCAGGAGCGGCGGCAGCGCGACCGGGTCGGCCTTGCCGACCGACGAGAAGTCGGCCTCACCTGCGATGACGGCGATCACCGTGCCGACGACCAGCCCGATGAGGATCGAGAGCCGCGAGATCGCGCCCTGGAACACCCGGCTGATCACCAAGATGATGAGCAGCGTCAGCCCGGCGTACGCGATGTTGGTCATCGAGCCGTAGTCGGCCGCCTCCGCGTCGTTGCCCATCGCCCACTGGAACGCCACCGGCATCAGCGAGAGGCCGATGACCGTGATGATGGTGCCGGTGACGACGGCGGGGAACAGCCGCACCAGCTGGGCGAAGAACGACGACAGCAACAGCCCGATCACGCCGGCGACGATGATCGCGCCGAAGACCGGGCGCAGCCCGTCGTCGCTGGCGATGGTGACCATCGTCGACACGCTGGCGAACGAGATGCCCTGCACGATCGGCAGCCGGCTGCCGAAGGGGCCGACGCCGAGCGTCTGCAGGAGGGTGGCGAGGCCCGAGACGAAGAGCCCTGCGGTCACCAGCAGCGCGAGGTCTGTGCCGGACAGACCCGCCGCACCCCCGACAATGAGCGGCGGCGCGATCACGCCGCCGTACATCGTCAGGATGTGCTGCGTGCCGTAGGCGAGGAGCTGGCCCGGCGGATGCCGTTGGTCCTCAGGCCTGCTCGTCGCGGAAGTTTCATTACGTTGCCGTCTGCGACCGAGCATGGCCGGGCCTCAGCAGAAACCGGGGATCGCGTGCCAGGCGTTGCCTGCGGCTGTGGCTCCGTCGCGTACGACCGAGGCCTCGATCAGACCGTAGGGCCGGTCGGCGGCGTGGAAGACCTCGCCGGGGTTGTCGAGCCCGAAGGGCGAGAGGTCGGAGAGGAAGTGGTGCTTGTTGGGCGCGGAGAACTTGATCTCGGCGACGTCGTCGTGCTCCTCCATCACCGAGGTGCCCATCCCGTTGAGCGTCTGCTGCAGCGCGAGGCTGTGGATCTCCGCGAACCGCTGCAGCAGCAGGGCACGGATGGAGTCGTAGGACTTGTCCCAGTCGACCTCGCCCTTCGAGATCGGCAGCGCGTCATAGCGCCAGCGGGCGACGAGCGAGGTCGCCAGGATCCGGTCGGTGGTCTCCTGCAGCGTCGTGTACTCGTCCTTGAGGAAGCCGTGGAACTCCGAGCCGGTCGACTTGAGCACGACCAGGTCCTTGATGCCGGAGACCACCTGGGTGACCCGGTCGGCGCCGCGGCCGTCGACGTTCACCACCGTGGTGCGTACGCCGCCGCCCGAGCGGACGAAGGAGTGGTCGTGACCGCCGCCGTCGACTTCGATCCGCTCCCAGGCGTACTCGTCGACCTCGATCCGCGCGCCGTCGGCGGCCGGGCAGGCCTCGAGATAGCGGTCGGCCAGAACGAGCGCGAACTCCTCGATCGAGGCGACCCCGACCTTCTTCGCGTAGGCGAAGACGGTGTTCTTCTGGGTGTCGGTCGGCAGCACGTCCTGCTGGTCGCCGCTGATGTGGGCGTCGTCGAAGCGGCCCCGCAGCGACGTGGAGACGTTGAGGTCACGGATCTGGTGGCGAGCCGTGTCACGGACGATGCGTACGACGCGGTTCTCGGCCTTGCCGTACTGGTTGGGTCCGAGATGGATGGAGGCGTTGGACATGTCAGCTCCCTCGATAGGTGGAGTAGGCGAACGGGCTCAGCAGAAGCGGCACG
The sequence above is drawn from the Nocardioides albertanoniae genome and encodes:
- a CDS encoding nucleobase:cation symporter-2 family protein translates to MLGRRRQRNETSATSRPEDQRHPPGQLLAYGTQHILTMYGGVIAPPLIVGGAAGLSGTDLALLVTAGLFVSGLATLLQTLGVGPFGSRLPIVQGISFASVSTMVTIASDDGLRPVFGAIIVAGVIGLLLSSFFAQLVRLFPAVVTGTIITVIGLSLMPVAFQWAMGNDAEAADYGSMTNIAYAGLTLLIILVISRVFQGAISRLSILIGLVVGTVIAVIAGEADFSSVGKADPVALPPLLHFGSPTFEIGAIVSMTIVMLVIMTETTADILAIGEIVETDVDARRVARGLRADMAATTVAPLFGTFPCSAFAQNVGLVALTGIRSRYVVATGGLVLLLLGLLPVVGAVVASIPYPVLGGAGIVLFGSVAASGIRTLSRVDYEDNLNMVIVSVAIAVGILPIAAPTFWDAFPQWLGVIMHSGISATALVAVVLNLLFNEITLGNRAGASVFAASQDRRAGFGDRLDDDIERS
- the pucL gene encoding factor-independent urate hydroxylase, with translation MSNASIHLGPNQYGKAENRVVRIVRDTARHQIRDLNVSTSLRGRFDDAHISGDQQDVLPTDTQKNTVFAYAKKVGVASIEEFALVLADRYLEACPAADGARIEVDEYAWERIEVDGGGHDHSFVRSGGGVRTTVVNVDGRGADRVTQVVSGIKDLVVLKSTGSEFHGFLKDEYTTLQETTDRILATSLVARWRYDALPISKGEVDWDKSYDSIRALLLQRFAEIHSLALQQTLNGMGTSVMEEHDDVAEIKFSAPNKHHFLSDLSPFGLDNPGEVFHAADRPYGLIEASVVRDGATAAGNAWHAIPGFC